TTCTCTTTTAAAAGCCCAATCATTTGACAACAGCCTGATCATATTCCTCCCACTTTCACAAAAGCCATTCCAACAGAAAAGGCTACCTTCCTTCCCTCCTAATAACGTTTAACCTCTGGGCGGGAGGGTGGGAAAGTTAGAGTCCAGCCAACCCTGACCCTGCTTCTGTTAGAAGGCGCACGTTTAACCACCACATTTTCCCTTAAGCCCCATGTCCCCATGTAGCAGCACTAACCCATCTGGCTGCAGTGCAGGGCATAGGGTCAGCAACGCCCgctctggcggtggtggtggtggcagtgGCCACACTGCTGCTAGTGGTGACAACAGCCACTCCTCTCCTGCTGCTGGGGCAAACGGCCACTCAGGCACGGGTGCTGTCGGCTCCAGACGCTCGGACAGGCTCACTTTCTCTCCCCGTGggaaccatagctccgccccctctgGTTGACATGACTGCCATTCCCCCTTCCTGGGCTGGCGGTAGCTCCTCCCcctgagaatgctgggctgagagctccgcctccttctctggtaACTTGGCTGGCGGTAGCTCCTCCCCTTTAGACTGCTACGCTGAGAGCTCCTTCTTTCCTGACCAACAGGATGGCAGCTGCCTTCTTCTGCCCCGCCTTCTTTTCCGCCTCTTCTCATTTTACTGGCTAATGGAACAGAAGCCCCTCCTTTATTCTCGTCTCCTTTCTTTTCAGTGGCGGACGCGACCCGGAAGCCCTTTCGTCTTACCCATCTCTTCACTCTGCTGTCTGCTTTGCACAAACTGTCAAGGCTGGTGTTGTTTCAAAGAATAATTTGTCCTGTTAGaattaataaaacctgtaattatacattgtacttgttttttttagttatgtttaTTTGAATCAAACTTAGGTGGAATCGCCACTGTTGGTCAAAATTCTCAGGAATCTACAGGAGGGTTCTGTATTTAATCTGGGGTCTACAGGGTTAATATGACATCTATTGGGGAATATGACTTTATTCCGAATCGGCAGGCTTACCCCCCCCGCCAATATACTAGACTTAATATTCAATcactcttattcatttatttctaatacacagatttaaaatgatctttattGCTAATCGGCGGGTTTGTCCTCCGATATATTGGAGTTAATATTCAATCACTCTTAttcatttattctatttttatacagcagatttgtGAATCAACATATAATCAATGAGTTTATTTCCAATTACTCTCTCATTTACAATCAACAAACAAGGTTATCGTACACACAATTACTCCCAGAAAACTCCTGTAACCTTGACAAGCTTATTGTGCATTCAACTGCTCTCTGGTTTCTCCTGCAACCCAATCTAACAAATGACTCTCTGGGTTCTCTTGCAACCTAGGCTAGCCTTTCCCATTTGCATGTTCAATTACTCTCAACATAggcaagctttttttattttttttataaacttagtcgttgccagtaatttattattttctcccaatttggaatggccaattattttattatgcttggctcaccgctaccacccctgcgctgactcgggaggttgaagatgaacacacgctgtcctccgaagcatgtgccgtcaagccgaccgctttttttcacactgcagactcaccatgcagccacccaagagctacagcgtcggaggacaacgcagctctcggtcagcttacaggcaagcccgcaggcgcccggccagaatacaggggtcactggtgcgcggtgagccgagacaccctgtccgacctaagccctccctccccccgggcgacgctcggccaattgtgcgccgccccttggaagctcctgtcctcgatcggcaaaggaatagcctagattcaaactcgcgacttgcagactatagagcgcatcttgcactcacgtggagcgcctttactggatgtgccactcgggaaccccccaGCATAGGCAAGCTTAACTGTATGTACAGTCCCTCTCAGGAAATTAGCAATAAACAACTTGACTCCCTGGTCTTCGCAACCAGAATGGGATCAGGACCATTATACTCTGTATAgtacagggttgccagatttctacagTGTTTATAGCCCAAAATCACTTCAAAACTAgcctcatttgttttttttttactgaaaccaaGCTTATTACCATTAACATGTAGCCCTATCCTTCAATGCTGCTACTGTTTCCCAAAGAAGAAAACAGTTCAATCTTTTAAAGTTATGCCACCAATCTAATTAGATGATCAcatcatttaaatcaattaaacatccacatcaattaaatacacctaacaaattaaaaaaggcaagTTGTTGGCTCTTTTTTGCAAACACAAAAGTTAATTGAAAGTATGCCCCATGCATtgaaataacacataaaaaaaacatttttaacctcTTACCTTCAAACTCCTCGTGTAAGGGCCAGCTGTTATCATCACGCAGGTGTATCTCAAgtcaattttaaatgtacaaagaaaaaagtatgtaccaaataaaacatttttacttttatatatatatatatatatatatatatattagtttcaaAAAAGCTCCTCTGAGTCTGCACCATCTTCTGCGTTATTTGCTTCATATATGTCGCCTGTAAACAGTGACAGCATTGCTTTGGATGGCTGAAATTGGTTGCAGCAACACTTATTACGCTGCATATATGCTCTGACCCTAAGAATGTTTTCCAACAATTTCTCTTGCATGCGGGTCCTTAGTTTGGTTTTGATTAgggccatttgtgaaaaagcacGTTCCACTGATGCATTGCTAAATGGTAGGGCTAAAAGAGATAAGGCAAAAAGACCAAGCTCAGTGAAATCTTTATCACCAGCTGCATCGGAGTGTTTAGCCACTTCAACCCAGAACTCTTTAATTTGGCTGTCTTCAGTGTGCTCCCAGTGTACATTGTTCAAAGCTCGCCATTGCTGTTCGAGTTTGCCAAGATCTCCATTGTAAAGTGGCAAAAATGATAAATTTGCGAGCTGTGGCTTTTTGGAACAGAGTACAACAGTTGGGCTGAGAACGGTAAGTGACTCAAGTTGCTGGATATTAGGAGGCAATCTTTGTTTGATCTCTTTCAGAAACTCGAACATGTAATCTCTGCATCTGCGTTTGATATCCTCTGCTTTCTGAGGTTCGATCTTTGATTCTGACAGTTCTAACTGGAACTTGATCCCGAAGTCCACTGCTGAAAGTGGCAAGCTGTTTCTGTCGGACGTTATGTCAAAATCCATTACAGATGACCATGTTGGAAAACCAGCTTGTTTATTCTGTTGACCTCAGTGACGAggggctgaaaaaaaaacagatacattctGTTTACGCGGTCTGAATGCATCTGGTACAGCAGTTCAGCATTGTAATTCCTTTCAGTGTCCTTTGTAAGCTGAAAGTGCAACTTTAGCTCTTCATACTGAGAAAGCACTCGATCAACACACTGGCTAATTGCAAGCCATCTTGTGTCAGAAAGCTGCAAAATCTTCAGCGGGGCTTCTCCAACATTAATGGTGGCATAGAGATCGCGGTACttcttttgacgctgagtgcTGTGGGAAAACCACGAGTACGTCTGTGATACCATGTACTCGATGTTTCGAGGAAGTACGTCCATTGCTTTTgatgcacagagctgcagtgaATGACAAACACACTTGATGTACACAATTTTTGGATTCACCTCCCTTAACTTTGTTAGTACCGAATTATTTTTCCCACACATTGTATTGCAACCGTCTGTTGCCAGACCAATGCATCTTTCCACTTCgtttgttttcctttaagaaTTTGAACAAGGCTGTTGCAATGCTGTGAGAATCACCGGCTGGCAAGCTAACAATCCCGGCAAATGATGTCACGATACGTTCAAGTTTTCTGCTGAAGTACCTGAACACCACACAGAGTTGCTTGTTTGCACTGATGTCTGTGCTTTCATCCACAATTAGAGAGTGTGGCTCTTTGGCGATGTCTTCAAGCATCTCCTGATGAACAATGGGCCCGATGACACATTTTATAAGTGCTGAGCATTTTGTTCTATGAAGACTAATATCCTTCTGTACAACTTCCCTGACTATGCATCCCAAATGATCTACGGTGTGGATGCTGGAAAGGCAAGCAATATGGGCTGCCAGATTCAACTCACATATTTTAATGGAATTGTCAACTTGTTTCTTAAATCCTGTGTCAAATAAGCTTCTTGTATTTGAATAGGGAGCTGCATTTCTAATATGTTTCTCTGTCTTACTGTGAGCTAACAGATCGCTGTGATGCGCTCGCacttcacatttacagtacctaCACGCTGCTTTTGAGTCATCGCCAGGTACACGGCTAATCCATGCTTGTAACCCTTTTTCTTTCTCagtctttgcagtattttttcagtatttagattacttatttatttttcctgctttttagCGGTTTCGATGTTTCTACCCTGTttcttaaaatggctgcttttcacTGTCAATTAACACAATCATTCGTCTCTCACTCCTGTTCACTCGCATGGTCATGCGCAGTGGTGGTTGTGGTCATGcgcaatatgttattttattgggaaacaAAGTTTTACATAGTTTGTGTGCACTGCGGCGGGTAGGCTGCAaaagtttatacatttttaataaagttattcttttttatatgtataaagtAAACTAGCCCAAAAAACCACGAGACCTCTTGAAAGTAGCCCAAAAAGTAGCAACCAGCGACTCCTAAATATTTCCCGCGGCTGTCTTTTTAAAGGAAAACCGCGGACCTGGCAACTCTGGTATAGTATTTCAAATACCCAATCTCTGTCTACTTTACACCACCCCTTAAATCTGTTTTTCGAAAAAGACTAAAAGTTCTAGGCTGACTCTCCTGATCAAACCTTCCGAGATCGGCACAGGGCCCCAGAATCAGAGTGCACAGATTCCTCGTAGAAATGTACAGCTCTGTTACCTCCTACAATCTCCCTATCCTAATCTAGCTGATCGGGCTAGTATTAATAACAGATAGGTACCCATTGCAACCCTTtttgacaaataataaacaataatcaacAACACCAGAAAAAACAGTATAGTAGGTTACTATTCCTGTGATGAATAAATTAAACTTATACTCACTCATCCTTAGTATTCCTCTAAAGTTCAGTTAAAGAGAGGTTAGAAGGTTCCTTCATGCGTTCAGATGGATGAAATCAAATCAGTTTTGCAGCCTCCCTGGTGCGGACTACACTACAGTTACCTACACTACCTAACCCAGAAAAGGTCATGAAACGACATAATGAGGAAGGAACATTTGCTGCATTTCTTACTTAAAACCGTCTCTGATTTTtctctcctgtttgttttttccaggttccagtccagcagttaAAGCAAGGACCCAGTtaaggaatttaaaaatactgaggggagagaaattaaaaaataccagaggagagaaaccgtatcactgctctgactgtggaaagagtttcaggcactcaggagaccttgtgatacaccagcgaattcacacaggagagaaaccctatcgctgctctgactgtggaaagaggttcaagtcatcaggacaccgtacagcacaccagcgaattcacacaggagagaaaccgcattgctgctctgactgtggaaagagtttcaggaaCTCAGGAGACCTTTcaaaacaccaacgaattcacacaggagagaaaccttatcgctgttctcactgtgggaagagtttcagtcggtctggaaattttgaattgcataagcgaactcacaaaggagagaaaccatatcactgttctgactgtgggaagagtttcagtcggtcagaacaCCTATTAATACATCAGCGAATACACACTGGAGAGAGACCGTatcactgcactgactgtgggaagagtttcagtcgatcAGGACAACTtgtaacacaccagcgaattcacacaggagagaaaccatattactgctctgactgtgggaagagtttcagggattCAACAGACCTTGTAAAACACcagagaactcacacaggagtAAAGCCATATCACTGCTCCGACTGTGGTaaaagtttcagtcagtcaggacaactTGGAAAACATCAgcggattcacacaggagaaaaaacgtttaattgctctgactgtgggaagagtttcagttcgttagcaaaccttgtttcacaccagcgaattcactcaggagagaaaccgtatcactgctctaactgtgggaaaagtttccgTCACTCAGCATCCTTTGCTGTACACCGgcacattcacacaggagagaaaccgtatcactgctctcactgtgggaagagtttcggtCACTTGGCATCCTTTGCTGcacaccagcgtattcacacaggagagaaaccataccgctgctctgactgtggaaagacttTCAGACGGTcgggacaccttgtttcacaccggcgcgttcacacaggagagaaaccgtactgctgctctgattgtgggaagagtttcagtcagtcaagatCCCTGgttacacaccagcaaattcacataggagagaaaaaaaaaagaaaatgtaaataatgttcctgcataaaaataacttttatccATTTTGCTTCCTGGcatttcagcacagcagtgtgctgCTGAATAGTGTGGCTGCCCAAGCCGAGGAGACAGTCAGAAAAAATCCTTAAATGGAATTTACTAGTGTAACGACCTCGCCCTTAGCACAAAGCCAACCACTATGGAGTGATTACCTCCCtatattaaatatatcccatgacaaaaacaagttcgacaaacagctgtttaaaggggtgatctcaaatgcaaaaatccaagttaggagaagcaattaggccaatcttgtcaagcaaataggcacaattggaaaggtgctggggcccaagattcacacaattcttgcttctaacttggcgccttttctttgatcgcttcgctccactttatcgctcctcttgaaatgctctttgtatgattgaagtgactgagacacacactcacattgtaATACGAAAGACATAATTTCGGATTGGATCAGAATCTGAGTGCTCATGTTCAacactgtgttgttgttgttttttttagttttttttagctttttttaaataaatagagcTATTAAAAAATGATATGTCCAAACTACAAAGTAAAATGCGCAATGCAAATTTAGGACACAGTGTAAATGCTCTTATTGGAAGTCCAGGAATGCTGAATTCAGCTCCATCGATTGCTATGAGCTACAGCTGTATCACAGAGCAGCTCTCCtggtaaaccctttgaaggaggaaacaaactgctactgttaattattttgcatagaaTGGCACAAGGCAGCTGTAATAGAGTAAATGTAGATGCGCTTTTAGACTGTGTGTTGCTGCTAGCCCCACCCTGTGCAAATTCAAAGTGTAAAACCAGATAACACAACAAGCAGGGCACAAGCTAAGCGATGAGCTGTATTTGATTAGggaaataaaagctgtttacttTGACTATCTGCGTCAGTCTGGATTCTTATAGAAATCAAATGTAAGACAACTAATATACTAGAAGTGtcaggggtggaagttgcaggTTGAGATTTTATAGTCAGTGTTTCCctgcatgcatcactgtgagcagctccttcctccagacacagacccacactggaatgtttagatgactgggtgtgaggagccttgtgttaacaatgggagaactgggctgactggggaggtaactgctactGCCTATTTCAatagtcttattactgtgttgttacattatggacagcagtggtgctctggctccctcttgtggtcactatTAATATCTGCTGTGTGTCTCTCGGAGGTCAAATTAATTGCtctttgtcattaaaatgctgtttttattattattatttatttcttagcagacgcccttatccagggcgacttacaatcgcaagcaaatacaaatacattcaagtgttacaatataagtcatacaataagaacaagaaatacagtaattctcaagtgtgacaaaccacaattcaataatacagcagataatagtgaaagttacatcaggatatgattaagtagtgatagttacatcaggatatgattaagtacaaaatactacagattaaacacttgggagattacaatattctgaggtacaggattaaatgcagtaaaatagggggcagataagagcaaaataaagcatatttaaatgaagggtgatagtgtcccaggatacaacagaggagttctacaggtgctgtttgaagaggtgagtcttaaggaggcgccggaatgtggtcagggactgggcagtcctgacatctgtaggaaggtcgttccaccactgcggagcaagggtggagaaggagcgggctcgggaggcaggggagcgtagtggaggtagagccagtcttctagtgcaggcggagcggagaggtcgagtgggggtgtagggagagatgagggtctggaggtagctgggtgcagtctgatcaaggcatctgtaggctagtacaagagtcttgaactggatgcgagcggtgatcgggagccagtggagcgagcggagtagtggagtagcgtgggcaaagcgaggtagagagaacaccaggcgagcagcagagttctggatgagctggagcggacgggtggcggacgcagggaggccagccaggagggagttgcagtagtctaggcgggagagtaccagggcctggaccaggagctgggtagcatagttggtgaggaagggtcggattcttcggatgttgctcaggaagaatcggcaagtgcgtgccagagtggagatgtgctgggaataagagaggcaggggtccagggtgactccaaggtttttagctgaggaagagggagagagtgtggtagattccagaggaacagagatagagggggaggaggagggaaagaaaaggaggtcagatttagagaggttgagtttgaggtgatgcgagtgcatccaggaggaaatagcagacagacaggtagagatacgggaggagatggtggagtcagaggtggggaaggagaggaaaatctgagcatcatcagcatagaaatggtatgagaaaccataggatgcgatgagggggcccagggagcaggtgtagagagagaacaggagaggacccagactgacccttgggggactctagttaagagagggtgaggtgtggaggttgctccacgccaggttacctggtaagtgcggttggagaggtaggaggagaaccaggccagagcagtgccagagatccccaggtcagcaagagatgatagtagaatagagtgatcaacagtgtcaaaggcagcagagaggtcgaggagaattaggacagaggagagagaggcagctcgggcacacttaagtgagttggtgacagagagaagggcggtttcagtggagtgagcagagcggaagccagattggagagggtcaagcagagagtggttggacaggaaagcagagagctggcggtgtacagtccgctcgagggttttggagaggaagggtaggagggagacaggacggtagctctggagggaggtggggtcgagggtaggttttttgaggaggggagtgatagaggcttttttgaaggcagaggggaagatgccagaaagtagagaggtgttgaggagggaggagatgaaggggagtagagcaggagcagcagcttgaaagaggtgagtggggagggggtccaaggcacacgtggtgggtttgtgaccctggagcagggaggagaggtcagagtctgagaggggcaagaaggtggagagggagggcgagttagtaggggatgtagtgggtgtaggggttggagcaggagggggtgcgggggagggagaggtgttaaagagtttgcggatatctgagattttagaagagaagaaggaggcaaagtcgtcaggggagatagaggagggaggaggagggggggggagggtttaggagggaggagaaggtagagaatagtttacgtgggttgttagtggaggcttggattacagattggaaataagcacatttagcagaggagagagtagaggagaaggaggagagaagagtgcggtaaaggtctagggcagcagggagtttggttctcttccatttcttttcagcagatcgcagtgtgattcttgccgagcggagcacagaggagagccagggatggggaggggaggggcgagcgggtcgggaggtgaggggacagagggagtcgagggaggaggtgagtgaggagaagagggtggaggtagcagagtctacggagagttgtgaaaaggagtcgataggagggaggtgagagagagcagtggaggcaaggacagagggggagagagagcggaggttacggcgagaggtgacagtgggggtaggaggagcagggagaggggggagagacagagaaaaagatgataatgaaccgaagtcaaatgtctttgttgaaactgtcagatttgtacaagtcaagcacacgtgggaaatgtaaataaaatataatttttgttaacgttcataataatgaatacatctttatttcaaaatacgtagctatttaactgatcttttcaagaaacacccccatccacaaaaacaaagtagttatttaattgaactgaaaaattgacttgcttcatggctgttgccagagcactcgagcacgttctggctagcgtgagcggacttagcagataacaagatctacaaagtatttcatgctaataaaacataccataattatgttcgattttattatacatggcaacttacagagactagggtgtgtgaactatgcatcagctgtagagtctcttacatttacatctcacccgaaaaacggagcacaaggaggttaagtgacttgctcagggtcacacaatgagtcagtggctgaggtgggatttgtaccgggggacctcctggttaaaagccctttatctttaaccactggaccacacagcctcctataacaaaatcacaccccagatgggactcgaaaccacaatccatggcttagaaagccagtgccttatccattaggccacaagggctgacacgaaaagcacatttggtagtaataaagaaagtgggaacaatagtatcgtggtttaatacatatccaagccatcgttggtgttcaaacacagcagagtgttacattgggaaagggccgtacttgtcagtacgtatttgacattcatgtgggaagatttaataTGCTGcatatttgcgcattgggaaccttacataattaggtttttgattaatgcctcTTTCTTacagacagtaatcaaggtgacgatacaataccagagccaataaagcagttattttcctgtcctttcattactaTATTCTAGTGTGCTTTTTCAGAATATgtgtgaatcgtgaaaacgtcttgcgaatatgtgaacaaaaccagcattcactttattgatcaccatgtggattaaccgctattggaacacagatgattgtgttaaagatgttaatagacttttaatgtacacgttccctttcaagtcgaaaataacccatcaaggtatgggacattgccgtcaggcagtagggattggctgagctttatgtcaaagctgccgataggcctccgcgcaagcctcttttgccttcagcctcagtagcggtaggacttagagctatttaactgattgtacttactaaagcttaggcttgagaagctggtttatccccttctccgagtttatttcagttatactctccggagttattattattattattattattattattattattattattattattattattattattgttattgtattattatttaggattatatattgttttactttatatattccttctcgctttgcttcggcatcgcgtttcttcatggtctccccgtctttcctctgttcttataatt
This DNA window, taken from Acipenser ruthenus chromosome 35, fAciRut3.2 maternal haplotype, whole genome shotgun sequence, encodes the following:
- the LOC131705304 gene encoding zinc finger protein ZFP2-like, producing the protein MESVPIKEELPKLELVPIRLEFSGLSSLPIKQKLCEMPSDSIKSEVSGIKAERNELEISQTEEPLPVNEEVLEMLPSRTTFDALDNVKMESVPIKEEFPKLELVPIRLEFTGLASLPIKQELCETPCDSIKPVLSGIKAERNELEISQTEEPVPMKEEVLEMVRIKLEPLKEEVLLKPGKEESEDLKAAPTELGPVHLRECSVVLVRIYVRKQGSGEEGSPNSTQGGGQDDESSHSECSPAGSSPAVKARTQLRNLKILRGEKLKNTRGEKPYHCSDCGKSFRHSGDLVIHQRIHTGEKPYRCSDCGKRFKSSGHRTAHQRIHTGEKPHCCSDCGKSFRNSGDLSKHQRIHTGEKPYRCSHCGKSFSRSGNFELHKRTHKGEKPYHCSDCGKSFSRSEHLLIHQRIHTGERPYHCTDCGKSFSRSGQLVTHQRIHTGEKPYYCSDCGKSFRDSTDLVKHQRTHTGVKPYHCSDCGKSFSQSGQLGKHQRIHTGEKTFNCSDCGKSFSSLANLVSHQRIHSGEKPYHCSNCGKSFRHSASFAVHRHIHTGEKPYHCSHCGKSFGHLASFAAHQRIHTGEKPYRCSDCGKTFRRSGHLVSHRRVHTGEKPYCCSDCGKSFSQSRSLVTHQQIHIGEKKKRKCK